CCCGCCGAAAATGACCCGGCCGGGAATCTTCTGGGCAATAACCAGCGCCGCAAACGCCTTGAGCGGCTGCACCGGCATGGGCATGCGGTACCACAGGCCGGAGAATACCTGCATCAGCCCAAACAGGATGAGTACCCCGGCGCTATCCACGCCCGAGGCGGCAATGACGCCGATGAGCAGCGGCAGGTCCGTGCCAAGGTCGCCAAACGCCCCGGCCAGTTCGTTGCGGTCGAACCGGAGGGACGGGCGGGCGGGAGCGGGGCAGGGCTCGGCTTGGGTCAGGGTTGAAGGTTCCACAGCAGCAAAGGTCGGGCGGGAAAATCAGCTGTGCCAGGCGCGCTCCTAAATCGCCGGCGGTCGTTCCGCACTGGCGGCCGGCTCAATCCCGAAAAAAGGCCTGGAAATGGGCCAGCACCGCTTCGGGGTGCTCCTCGGGCAGGAAGTGGCCGCAATCCAGGGCTTCGCCCGACACGGTGATGGCCTTGGCCTGCCAGGTGGCAAGTACGTTCCAGAGGCGGGCCACCGTGCCCCGGGCGCCCCACAGGACCAGCAGCGGGGCCGTCACGCGGTGCCCGGCGGCGGCGTCGGCCCGGTCGTATTCGAGGTCAATGCTGGCGGCGGCGCGGTAGTCCTCGCACACGGCGTGAATGGTGGCCCGGCAGCCGTAGCAGCGCAGGTACTCCTGCAGGGCGTCGGGCGCGATGGCGTCGGGCGTTTTGTTCTGCACAGCGAGGTGATGCTGCAGGTAATAGGCCGGGTCGAAACCAATCTGGTTCTCGGGCACGGGGAAGGGTTGAATCTGAAAAAACCACCACACGTAGCGCGTCGCAAATTCCTGGCTGGTGTCGTCGTACATGGTCAGGGTGGGGGCGATGTCGAGCACACACGCTTTGCGCACGGCGCCGGGGTGGTCGAGGCACAGGCGGTGCGCCACACGCCCGCCCCGGTCGTGCCCGGCCACAAAAAAGGTGTCGAAGCCGAAGTGGGCCATCACCTCCACCTGGTCCTGGGCCATGCTGCGGAAGGAATAAGGGCCGTGGTCGGGGCTGCTGGCCGGCTTGCTCGAATCGCCGTAGCCGCGCAAGTCGGGCAGCACCACCGTGTAGTCGCGCGCCAGCTTGCCGGCAATCTTGTGCCACATCACGTGGGTTTCAGGGTGTCCGTGCAACAGCAGCAGTGGGGGCCCGCTGCCGCCCCGCAGCACGTGGATGGTGGCCCCCGCCGTAGCCACGGCATGCACCGTGAAACCCGGAAAAAAGTGCGCTTCCACGCCCGGCGGCATCGGGGCCGGCAGTTCGGGTAGCTGCGCGTACCCCGGCGAGGTGGGCGATACGGCCGGCGTGCGGTCGGGGTAATGGGGGTTCATGGCGGGTGATGAGGTTTGGCGTTTGCGGCCGATGATAATTGGTAAAACCAAACCTTCTACTGATAATAATAAGCCCGTCATGCTGAGTTTGCCGAAGCATCTCTACTGCTCCGCATGACAGACCGATTAGAGAAGCTTGCCAACAAAGCGGGCGAGATGCCGAGATGCTTCGACTGCGCTCAGCATGACAGGCAGTTTACAGTTCAGCATACCCGTCTATCGGCCTTTTGCGAAAACTGGCTCCGTTTCCAGCGCCCGGCACACGGCCTCGGTCATGTCGGTGGTGGAACTGGTGCCGCCTAGGTCGCGGGTGCGCACGCGCTGCTCGCGCAGCACCGTCTCGATGGCGTGCATAAGGCGCGCGGCCAGCTCGGTTTCGCCCAGAAACTCCAGCAGCAGCTGCA
This region of Hymenobacter sedentarius genomic DNA includes:
- a CDS encoding alpha/beta fold hydrolase, giving the protein MNPHYPDRTPAVSPTSPGYAQLPELPAPMPPGVEAHFFPGFTVHAVATAGATIHVLRGGSGPPLLLLHGHPETHVMWHKIAGKLARDYTVVLPDLRGYGDSSKPASSPDHGPYSFRSMAQDQVEVMAHFGFDTFFVAGHDRGGRVAHRLCLDHPGAVRKACVLDIAPTLTMYDDTSQEFATRYVWWFFQIQPFPVPENQIGFDPAYYLQHHLAVQNKTPDAIAPDALQEYLRCYGCRATIHAVCEDYRAAASIDLEYDRADAAAGHRVTAPLLVLWGARGTVARLWNVLATWQAKAITVSGEALDCGHFLPEEHPEAVLAHFQAFFRD